Proteins co-encoded in one Nitratireductor kimnyeongensis genomic window:
- a CDS encoding DUF1761 domain-containing protein, whose protein sequence is MDFAGLNYLAILVAAIAAFMFGAIYYGALGKPWMKAARIKPEEAKMEPALFITSFVAELIMAWVLAGVIGHLGAGQVTFWNGIVSGAFIWLGFMATTVAVNQRYEGFGWDLTLIDAGHWLGVALIMGGIIGLFGVLSV, encoded by the coding sequence ATGGATTTCGCCGGTCTCAACTATCTCGCCATCCTCGTTGCCGCCATCGCAGCTTTCATGTTCGGCGCCATTTATTATGGCGCGCTCGGCAAACCATGGATGAAGGCCGCACGCATCAAGCCCGAAGAAGCGAAGATGGAGCCAGCGCTTTTCATCACCTCCTTCGTGGCCGAGCTGATCATGGCGTGGGTTCTGGCCGGCGTGATCGGCCATCTGGGGGCCGGGCAGGTGACCTTCTGGAACGGCATCGTCTCCGGCGCATTCATCTGGCTGGGTTTCATGGCCACGACCGTGGCCGTCAACCAGCGCTATGAAGGCTTCGGCTGGGACCTGACCCTGATCGACGCCGGCCACTGGCTGGGTGTCGCCCTTATCATGGGCGGGATCATCGGCTTGTTCGGCGTTTTATCAGTCTAA
- a CDS encoding COG4223 family protein, with translation MVKTPRTRHSKTQKEPVTIDLDPDQVKREKVDKPDASGEASKQTGGQGAQTASETKPETAKTPSSAKPGASAAPKDEQAAAAPKDKPGIKDAGFGRDAKAGEASASKGDAEKKSEKFQGSTAPKSGGAGRAVAGGVVGGVVALALAGGLQWAGVLPAPDRGGDASDPALETLRQQVAELESRLSDQPAASGNTEAVEAALSEARERAGATEQRLSELGNEITALRESISSGEAGEGPGLEAISDRLAALEEKTQGLSAGGETGAALEDVTSRISSIEASVREASEAAGTASQTASDNAAALSTLKTEVDALKAQAEEADAAPRMALVIAATTLKSAVERGTPYASELETYTAIAPEGEAEALAPLEANANSGVPSRAALAAEAPEVASRIVAATTRQAGDGGGGIIDNLMASARSLVVVRPVGSVEGDGPDAIAARMEAAVVANDYEKALAEYETLPEAGKQAGADFAEKLRARQAADQILNRALADALKGA, from the coding sequence ATGGTCAAAACGCCGAGAACGCGCCATTCCAAAACCCAGAAGGAGCCGGTGACCATCGATCTGGACCCCGATCAGGTAAAGAGGGAAAAGGTCGATAAGCCCGACGCGTCCGGTGAAGCCAGCAAGCAGACAGGCGGGCAAGGCGCGCAAACCGCCAGTGAGACGAAGCCGGAAACAGCCAAGACGCCCTCATCTGCCAAGCCCGGGGCTTCCGCCGCACCCAAAGATGAGCAGGCCGCCGCAGCGCCAAAAGACAAGCCCGGGATCAAAGATGCCGGCTTTGGGCGTGACGCAAAGGCTGGCGAAGCCAGTGCCAGCAAGGGCGACGCTGAAAAGAAGTCCGAAAAGTTCCAGGGTTCCACAGCGCCCAAAAGCGGCGGCGCCGGCCGTGCGGTTGCCGGTGGTGTTGTTGGCGGTGTGGTGGCGCTTGCGCTTGCCGGCGGCCTTCAGTGGGCCGGGGTCCTGCCGGCTCCCGACAGGGGCGGCGATGCGTCCGATCCGGCGTTGGAAACACTCCGTCAGCAGGTGGCAGAACTTGAAAGCAGGTTGAGCGATCAGCCCGCCGCCAGCGGCAACACTGAAGCGGTGGAGGCCGCGTTGAGCGAGGCGCGTGAGCGCGCCGGCGCAACCGAGCAGCGCCTTTCCGAGCTGGGAAATGAGATTACGGCGCTGCGCGAATCGATCTCCTCAGGCGAAGCCGGCGAGGGGCCGGGACTTGAGGCGATCTCGGATCGGCTTGCAGCACTTGAGGAAAAGACGCAGGGCCTATCGGCAGGCGGTGAAACAGGAGCCGCGCTTGAAGATGTAACCTCCCGGATCTCGTCGATAGAGGCCAGCGTGCGGGAAGCATCCGAAGCGGCCGGTACGGCGAGCCAGACGGCGTCTGACAACGCCGCGGCTCTTTCCACACTGAAGACCGAGGTCGACGCGCTGAAGGCGCAGGCTGAGGAGGCGGATGCCGCCCCGCGCATGGCGCTGGTCATTGCCGCGACCACACTGAAATCCGCTGTGGAGCGCGGCACGCCTTATGCCAGCGAGCTTGAGACCTATACCGCCATCGCACCCGAGGGTGAGGCCGAGGCGCTGGCGCCGCTTGAGGCGAATGCGAACTCCGGTGTGCCGAGCCGCGCGGCGCTTGCCGCCGAGGCGCCCGAAGTGGCGAGCCGCATCGTGGCCGCCACCACGCGCCAGGCGGGCGATGGCGGTGGCGGCATCATCGACAATCTGATGGCCAGCGCCCGCTCGCTCGTGGTGGTGCGTCCGGTGGGCAGCGTCGAAGGCGATGGGCCGGATGCGATCGCCGCACGCATGGAAGCGGCCGTGGTCGCCAATGATTATGAAAAGGCGCTTGCCGAATACGAGACTCTGCCGGAGGCAGGCAAACAGGCCGGCGCCGATTTCGCTGAAAAGCTCAGGGCCCGTCAGGCCGCCGACCAGATATTGAACAGGGCGCTCGCCGATGCGCTGAAGGGGGCATAA
- a CDS encoding uroporphyrinogen-III synthase yields the protein MRRVLVTRPEPGASETAARLAGMGFEPLVLPLTETVPLHPAIHAQPVDVVAITSPNAIRHAPQSVFDALKGKPVLAVGRRTGEAARAAGLDVVDDEAGDAERLARCIDAAFMAPADVTVLCGRVRRDVLETRLRAAGHRPRLIEIYDTLPLEPSDAAIRSVIGEWPVDAVLLYSANGAEQLRRFMARSAMGTKLGAATFYCLSERIAGILGQDVKKTARIADFPSEDRLLFLLKT from the coding sequence ATGCGGCGGGTGCTGGTCACGCGCCCCGAACCGGGCGCTTCGGAAACCGCCGCCAGGCTCGCTGGAATGGGGTTTGAGCCCCTCGTCCTGCCGTTGACGGAAACAGTGCCGCTGCATCCCGCCATCCACGCCCAGCCGGTGGATGTTGTCGCTATCACCAGCCCCAATGCTATCCGCCACGCGCCACAATCCGTTTTCGATGCATTGAAGGGCAAGCCGGTCTTAGCCGTGGGACGCCGAACGGGCGAGGCCGCGCGTGCTGCCGGGCTCGATGTGGTCGATGACGAGGCTGGCGACGCGGAGAGACTGGCGCGATGCATCGATGCCGCTTTCATGGCTCCCGCCGATGTAACGGTGCTTTGTGGGCGTGTGCGCCGCGACGTGCTGGAAACGCGGCTTCGAGCCGCAGGCCACCGGCCACGTCTCATCGAAATTTACGACACTTTGCCGCTGGAGCCCTCAGATGCGGCCATCCGCTCGGTGATCGGTGAGTGGCCGGTCGATGCCGTGCTGCTCTACTCGGCCAATGGCGCGGAACAGCTCAGGCGGTTCATGGCGCGGTCTGCCATGGGAACAAAATTGGGGGCTGCGACATTTTATTGTCTCTCAGAGCGTATTGCCGGGATTTTGGGTCAGGATGTTAAAAAAACCGCTCGAATTGCGGATTTTCCGTCGGAAGATCGTCTGCTCTTTCTGCTAAAGACGTAA
- a CDS encoding YciI-like protein, translating to MIFAIICRDKPGHLDTRMGARPDHVEYLNGLNENGALKFAGPFLDEDGKPCGSLVAVEVEDQAAAELIAAADPYALAGLFESVEIRAWNWVFNNPENA from the coding sequence ATGATCTTTGCCATCATCTGCCGGGACAAGCCCGGCCATCTGGACACGCGAATGGGCGCACGACCCGACCATGTGGAATACCTGAACGGACTGAATGAGAACGGCGCCCTGAAATTTGCCGGTCCTTTCCTCGATGAGGACGGCAAGCCATGCGGCAGCCTTGTCGCAGTGGAAGTGGAAGATCAGGCGGCTGCCGAACTGATCGCCGCCGCAGATCCATATGCACTTGCGGGCCTGTTCGAATCCGTTGAAATACGGGCTTGGAACTGGGTCTTCAACAATCCGGAGAATGCGTGA
- a CDS encoding class I SAM-dependent methyltransferase — MRPPHVPEVALHLADEAHDLWQRTEEELAEIGLPPPFWAFAWAGGQGLSRYILDRPETVRGKTVLDFATGSGLVAIAAVKAGAKHVLAADIDPFSAPACSLNMAANDVTFETTLDDLTGTAGEWDVVLAGDVFYDRAMTDTLVPWFENLSNAGSTVIVGDPGRSYLPRTRLTELTSYNVPVTRALEDAEVKHTTVWQFA; from the coding sequence ATGCGCCCGCCACATGTGCCGGAGGTCGCGCTCCATCTGGCCGATGAGGCGCACGATCTGTGGCAACGAACGGAGGAGGAGCTTGCAGAGATCGGCCTGCCGCCGCCTTTCTGGGCCTTCGCATGGGCAGGCGGTCAGGGGCTTTCGCGCTACATCCTCGATCGCCCCGAAACCGTTCGCGGGAAAACCGTGCTCGACTTCGCCACCGGGTCCGGGCTTGTCGCCATTGCCGCAGTAAAGGCTGGCGCGAAACATGTATTGGCAGCGGACATAGACCCGTTCAGCGCACCAGCCTGTTCGCTGAACATGGCAGCAAACGATGTGACATTTGAAACCACGCTGGACGATCTCACGGGCACTGCGGGCGAATGGGACGTGGTGCTTGCCGGCGATGTATTCTACGACCGGGCTATGACCGACACGCTGGTGCCATGGTTCGAGAATTTGTCAAATGCAGGCTCGACGGTCATTGTCGGTGACCCCGGCCGCAGTTACCTGCCACGCACACGTCTTACCGAACTGACGAGTTATAACGTACCGGTGACCCGTGCGCTGGAAGACGCAGAGGTGAAGCACACAACCGTCTGGCAATTTGCTTGA
- the hemC gene encoding hydroxymethylbilane synthase: MQTDVVKIGTRGSALAVAQAAEVRARLMAAHGLPEEAFEIVVISTSGDRIQDRPLSQAGGKGLFTKEIEEAMLDGRIDLAVHSSKDMPTVLPDGLEISAFLEREDVRDVFIGRSIAKLEDLPQGAKLGTSSLRRQALVLRLRPDLDVGMFRGNVQTRLRKLEEGVAEGTLLALAGLNRLGMPHIATEVMDPERFPPALGQGAICIESRIGDRRIGPMIAAIHHAETGDALLCERAFLGALDGSCRTPIAGLARIEGDRLRFSGLILTPDGRETHEIATEGLTVDAVRLGAEAGAEIREKAGPRFFDSWQ, translated from the coding sequence ATGCAAACTGATGTGGTGAAGATCGGCACACGTGGAAGCGCTCTGGCAGTGGCTCAGGCAGCAGAGGTGCGCGCGCGCCTGATGGCGGCACACGGCCTGCCCGAAGAGGCGTTCGAGATCGTCGTCATCTCCACCTCGGGTGACCGCATTCAGGATCGCCCGCTCTCGCAGGCCGGCGGCAAGGGGCTTTTTACCAAGGAAATCGAGGAAGCCATGCTCGATGGCCGCATCGATCTGGCCGTGCATTCCTCCAAGGACATGCCCACCGTACTCCCTGATGGCCTGGAAATTTCTGCCTTTCTGGAGCGCGAGGATGTGCGCGATGTGTTCATCGGTCGCTCAATCGCAAAGCTTGAGGATTTGCCCCAGGGCGCAAAGCTCGGCACCTCGTCGTTGCGTCGGCAGGCGCTGGTGCTTCGTCTTCGCCCGGATCTCGACGTCGGCATGTTCCGCGGAAATGTGCAGACGCGCCTGCGCAAGCTGGAGGAAGGCGTTGCCGAAGGCACACTTCTGGCGCTTGCCGGGCTCAACCGGCTCGGTATGCCGCACATTGCTACAGAGGTGATGGACCCGGAACGTTTCCCGCCCGCACTCGGGCAAGGCGCGATCTGCATCGAAAGCCGCATCGGCGACCGGCGCATCGGACCGATGATCGCAGCCATACACCATGCCGAAACCGGTGACGCGCTTCTCTGCGAGCGCGCCTTTCTTGGCGCACTTGACGGTTCCTGCCGCACGCCCATTGCGGGTCTCGCCCGTATCGAGGGTGACAGGCTGCGTTTTTCGGGCCTGATCCTTACACCAGATGGTCGCGAGACCCACGAGATCGCAACTGAAGGCCTCACGGTGGATGCTGTCCGTCTCGGCGCGGAGGCTGGCGCAGAAATCCGTGAGAAGGCCGGCCCGCGGTTCTTCGACAGCTGGCAATAA
- a CDS encoding helix-turn-helix domain-containing protein: protein MITAAQMRAARALLGIDQKQLAELSGVSLPTIQRMEASEGNVRGVVDTLSKVVEALGAAGIELIGEHAPSYGTGRGVRFREPTPPKAKSV from the coding sequence ATGATAACCGCAGCACAGATGCGCGCCGCCCGTGCCCTGTTGGGCATCGACCAGAAGCAGCTGGCCGAGCTTTCGGGCGTTTCCCTGCCAACCATTCAAAGGATGGAGGCAAGCGAAGGCAATGTGCGCGGTGTGGTCGACACGCTTTCCAAGGTGGTCGAGGCGCTGGGGGCAGCCGGCATAGAGCTTATAGGCGAACATGCACCCAGCTACGGCACCGGACGCGGCGTGCGCTTCAGGGAGCCCACCCCGCCTAAGGCGAAATCCGTCTGA
- the tsaD gene encoding tRNA (adenosine(37)-N6)-threonylcarbamoyltransferase complex transferase subunit TsaD, with product MTRILGIETSCDETAAAVIERSGEKTEILSNVVLSQIADHAAFGGVVPEIAARAHVEALDGVVKAALDEAGLALDEIDAIAATAGPGLIGGLIVGLTTAKAIAAASGKALVPVNHLEGHALTARLTDRIDFPYLLLLVSGGHTQIVHVEGVGRYQRWASTIDDALGEAFDKTAKLLGLPYPGGPSVEKAAADGDPKRFAFPRPLKGEARPDFSFSGLKTAVRREATSLAPLSDTDIADICASFQKAVTETLSDRVARSLARFRQTHPVLETPALVVAGGVAANQAIRAALDALCENAGFRLIAPPLRLCGDNAAMIAWAGLERLEAGLEEDEAMGFAPRPRWPLDQASAPLFGAGKRGAKA from the coding sequence ATGACGCGCATCCTTGGCATCGAGACGAGTTGCGACGAGACGGCGGCGGCTGTCATCGAAAGATCGGGCGAGAAAACCGAAATCCTGTCCAATGTGGTTCTGAGCCAGATCGCCGACCATGCCGCCTTTGGCGGCGTGGTGCCGGAGATCGCAGCTCGCGCCCATGTGGAAGCGCTCGACGGAGTGGTGAAAGCCGCGCTCGATGAAGCCGGCCTTGCGCTTGACGAGATCGACGCCATAGCCGCGACGGCCGGACCCGGCCTTATCGGCGGGCTGATCGTCGGCCTGACGACGGCCAAGGCGATCGCGGCAGCAAGTGGCAAGGCGCTTGTCCCGGTCAATCATCTGGAAGGCCACGCACTGACCGCACGCCTTACGGACAGGATTGATTTCCCCTATCTGCTTCTGCTCGTTTCGGGCGGGCACACGCAGATCGTTCACGTGGAGGGGGTCGGGCGCTATCAGCGCTGGGCCTCCACCATAGACGATGCGCTGGGCGAGGCATTCGACAAGACAGCCAAGCTTCTCGGGCTGCCCTACCCCGGTGGCCCGAGCGTGGAAAAGGCGGCCGCGGATGGCGACCCGAAACGCTTCGCCTTTCCGCGCCCACTGAAAGGTGAAGCGCGACCCGATTTTTCCTTCTCCGGTCTCAAGACAGCGGTGCGGCGGGAAGCCACCTCGCTTGCCCCATTGAGCGACACTGACATCGCCGACATCTGCGCCTCTTTCCAAAAGGCAGTCACGGAAACATTGAGCGACCGGGTGGCGCGAAGTCTTGCACGTTTTCGCCAGACGCACCCCGTTCTCGAAACGCCGGCCCTTGTGGTTGCGGGTGGCGTCGCGGCCAATCAGGCGATCCGCGCGGCACTCGATGCGCTTTGCGAGAATGCCGGCTTCCGGCTCATCGCGCCGCCTCTGCGTCTTTGTGGAGACAATGCTGCGATGATCGCCTGGGCGGGGCTCGAGCGGCTGGAAGCGGGTCTCGAAGAAGACGAGGCGATGGGCTTTGCTCCGCGCCCGCGCTGGCCGCTGGATCAGGCATCGGCCCCACTCTTCGGCGCGGGCAAACGGGGAGCCAAGGCATGA
- a CDS encoding septation protein A has protein sequence MSEKPVFERDPADPKRKEINPLLKLALELGPLMVFFFANSRGEWLVELVPALGNLGGPLFVATALFMAATAVALTASWILTRTLPIMPLVSGVVVFVFGALTLYLHSEIFIKMKPTIVNTLFGVVLLGGLAFGKSLLGYVFDSAFKLDAEGWRKLTLRWGLFFIFLAVVNEVVWRMFSTDTWVAFKVWGIMPITILFTMSQMPLIMKHSLEEQSK, from the coding sequence GTGAGCGAAAAACCCGTGTTCGAACGCGACCCCGCCGATCCCAAGCGCAAGGAAATCAACCCGCTTTTGAAGCTGGCGCTGGAGCTGGGACCCCTCATGGTGTTCTTCTTCGCCAATTCGCGCGGGGAATGGCTTGTGGAGCTTGTTCCCGCGTTGGGCAATCTCGGAGGCCCGCTTTTCGTGGCGACCGCGCTTTTCATGGCCGCTACGGCAGTAGCGCTCACGGCTTCGTGGATCCTCACCCGCACACTGCCCATCATGCCGTTGGTCTCGGGGGTGGTGGTGTTCGTGTTCGGCGCGCTGACGCTCTATCTGCACAGTGAAATCTTCATCAAGATGAAGCCGACCATCGTCAACACGCTGTTTGGAGTGGTGCTTCTGGGCGGTCTCGCCTTCGGCAAGTCGCTGCTTGGCTACGTGTTCGATTCCGCTTTCAAGCTGGATGCGGAAGGCTGGCGCAAGCTCACCCTGCGCTGGGGGCTGTTCTTCATCTTTCTGGCGGTGGTCAACGAGGTGGTGTGGCGCATGTTCTCCACCGACACCTGGGTCGCGTTCAAAGTGTGGGGCATCATGCCGATCACCATTTTGTTCACGATGAGCCAGATGCCGCTCATCATGAAGCACTCGCTGGAAGAACAGTCGAAATAA
- a CDS encoding SulP family inorganic anion transporter produces MQARATRPGFTALFTPKLLTVLREGYGPGALKADIVAGLTVAIIALPLSMAIAIASGVGPERGLYTAIVGGFLVSALGGSRFQIGGPAGAFIVLVFATVQAHGTDGLILATFLSGFILLAIGLLRLGTFIKYVPYPVTVGFTSGIAVIILTSQLKDFFGLTLRGTEPGPFIPKLQALAEAAPTVNAAALLLALGSVAVIVGLRRWRPHWPGFLIAVVAATLVAWALGLPVETIGSRFGGIPQMLPAPQLPDLSTDKIVAVLPAAFSFALLGGIESLLSAVVADSMTGRRHRSNSELVAQGAANIGSALFGGFCVTGTIARTAANVRAGARGPVSGMLHSLFLLAFMLVAAPLARFIPLSALAAILAVVAWNMAEKHQFAALLRSSWGDAIVLLVTFLLVVFRDLTEGILVGFGLGALLFLHRMSEAVRVEHGVASLRDQPDNGERPYNAETATDNDVVVYRIAGAFFFGAAAAVGAALDRIGGQPKAYVIDIGSVSFLDSTAAATIEGFVRKARQQRANVYLVGANQPVRRLLRTHGLKPPALRFYTRFDDALAAARRDASG; encoded by the coding sequence ATGCAGGCTCGCGCCACGCGCCCTGGTTTCACTGCTCTGTTCACCCCAAAATTACTGACCGTACTGCGCGAAGGCTACGGCCCTGGGGCACTCAAGGCCGATATCGTAGCCGGCCTGACGGTTGCGATCATCGCGTTGCCCTTGTCCATGGCCATCGCCATCGCTTCGGGCGTAGGGCCGGAGCGCGGTCTTTACACGGCCATTGTGGGCGGGTTTCTGGTCTCCGCCCTTGGTGGCAGCCGATTTCAGATCGGTGGGCCGGCAGGCGCATTCATCGTGCTCGTTTTCGCCACGGTGCAGGCGCACGGCACAGACGGGCTGATCCTTGCCACCTTCCTCTCCGGGTTCATCCTGCTTGCCATTGGTCTTCTAAGACTCGGCACCTTCATCAAATATGTGCCCTATCCCGTCACCGTGGGTTTCACCTCGGGCATCGCCGTCATCATCCTGACGAGCCAGCTCAAGGATTTCTTCGGCCTCACGCTGAGAGGCACGGAGCCTGGGCCTTTCATCCCCAAACTGCAGGCGCTGGCGGAAGCAGCGCCGACGGTGAACGCCGCAGCACTTCTGCTGGCGCTTGGATCGGTGGCGGTGATCGTCGGGCTGCGCCGCTGGCGGCCGCACTGGCCGGGCTTTCTCATCGCCGTGGTGGCGGCCACACTGGTCGCCTGGGCGCTGGGTCTGCCGGTGGAAACCATCGGCTCGCGGTTCGGAGGCATTCCGCAAATGCTGCCTGCCCCGCAGTTGCCGGACCTCAGCACCGACAAGATCGTGGCCGTGCTGCCCGCCGCTTTCTCGTTTGCGCTTCTGGGCGGCATCGAGAGCTTGCTTTCGGCGGTGGTAGCCGATTCCATGACCGGTCGCCGGCACCGCTCCAACAGCGAGTTGGTGGCGCAGGGTGCAGCCAATATCGGTTCGGCCCTCTTTGGCGGCTTCTGCGTGACCGGCACTATCGCGCGCACGGCGGCCAATGTACGAGCCGGCGCGCGCGGCCCGGTTTCGGGCATGCTGCATTCGCTGTTCCTGCTCGCTTTCATGCTGGTGGCCGCGCCGCTGGCGCGCTTCATTCCACTTTCAGCCCTTGCGGCTATTCTGGCTGTGGTGGCCTGGAACATGGCGGAGAAGCACCAGTTTGCAGCACTGCTGCGTTCCTCATGGGGGGATGCGATCGTGCTTCTGGTGACGTTCCTGCTGGTGGTATTCCGCGACCTGACGGAGGGCATTCTGGTAGGCTTCGGCCTGGGCGCGCTGCTCTTTCTGCATCGCATGTCGGAGGCCGTGCGCGTGGAGCATGGTGTTGCCTCGCTGAGAGATCAGCCCGACAATGGCGAGCGACCGTATAACGCCGAAACAGCAACCGACAACGATGTGGTTGTCTACCGTATTGCCGGCGCATTTTTCTTCGGCGCGGCGGCTGCTGTGGGAGCAGCACTCGACCGGATTGGCGGCCAGCCCAAAGCGTATGTCATCGACATCGGCTCGGTGAGTTTTCTCGATTCCACGGCGGCAGCCACCATTGAAGGTTTCGTGCGCAAGGCACGCCAGCAGAGAGCCAATGTCTACCTGGTAGGGGCGAACCAGCCAGTGCGGAGATTGCTGCGCACACACGGGTTGAAACCGCCGGCATTGCGGTTCTACACCCGGTTCGACGACGCCCTCGCCGCCGCAAGGCGGGATGCGTCCGGATAG
- a CDS encoding EVE domain-containing protein, producing the protein MAYWLFKSEPSTWSWEMQKKKGDEGEQWDGVRNYQARNNMREMKIGDLGFFYHSVKETSVVGIVEVCALAHPDSTTDDPRWECVDIRAVKDIPQPVTLAEIKANPKLSEMILVNNSRLSVQPVRSDEWAEICRMGGLDKAP; encoded by the coding sequence ATGGCCTATTGGCTGTTCAAGTCCGAGCCTTCCACATGGTCTTGGGAGATGCAGAAAAAGAAGGGCGACGAAGGCGAGCAATGGGACGGCGTGCGCAACTATCAGGCACGCAACAACATGCGCGAGATGAAGATCGGCGACCTCGGATTCTTCTATCACTCGGTCAAGGAGACCTCCGTGGTGGGCATTGTGGAGGTGTGTGCGCTGGCGCATCCCGACAGCACCACCGATGATCCTCGCTGGGAATGCGTGGACATCCGCGCGGTAAAGGACATTCCTCAACCCGTGACGCTGGCCGAGATCAAGGCCAACCCGAAACTTTCGGAGATGATTCTGGTCAACAATTCGAGACTTTCCGTTCAGCCGGTGCGGTCAGACGAATGGGCCGAGATCTGCCGCATGGGCGGCCTCGACAAGGCACCCTGA
- a CDS encoding NAD(P)H-dependent glycerol-3-phosphate dehydrogenase: MRKPWTIAVLGAGAWGTALGAAMLTGGHRARLWARDETLAQAINADHINARYLPGVTLDTRLVATSILPDALEDADCVLAVTPAQTLRTVLADAGPHVSKGIPIVLCAKGIERETGRLMSEIAVEALPENPVAALSGPSFASDLARGLPTAVTVAANNADLAVTLAEQLSAPRLRCYSTDDLTGVEIGGALKNVLAIAAGATHGAGLGASASAALITRGFVELRRIGEAFGARPDTLMGLSGLGDLILTCGSEQSRNFAYGAALGRGESLEGRPLAEGAHTAGIAARIVRERGLEAPIIESVTELLKGRLTVQKAMEALLSRPLKSET; the protein is encoded by the coding sequence ATGAGAAAACCATGGACCATCGCGGTTCTGGGCGCGGGTGCATGGGGCACGGCGCTTGGTGCGGCCATGCTCACAGGCGGTCATCGCGCGAGGCTATGGGCGCGCGATGAAACGCTGGCACAGGCGATCAACGCAGATCACATCAACGCGCGCTACCTGCCCGGGGTCACGCTTGATACGCGGCTTGTTGCCACGAGCATCCTGCCGGATGCACTCGAAGATGCCGACTGCGTCCTCGCCGTAACACCTGCACAGACCCTGCGGACGGTTCTGGCCGATGCCGGCCCGCATGTGTCGAAAGGCATCCCGATTGTCCTATGCGCCAAGGGCATCGAACGAGAGACGGGCAGGCTCATGTCCGAAATCGCCGTAGAAGCGCTGCCGGAAAACCCTGTCGCCGCCCTTTCCGGCCCGAGCTTTGCGAGCGATCTGGCGCGCGGGCTGCCAACCGCCGTGACGGTTGCGGCGAACAATGCCGATCTGGCCGTTACGCTCGCCGAACAGCTCTCCGCACCACGCCTGCGCTGCTATTCGACCGACGATCTGACCGGCGTGGAAATTGGCGGCGCGCTGAAAAACGTTCTGGCGATCGCCGCCGGCGCAACCCATGGCGCGGGGCTTGGCGCGAGCGCGTCGGCAGCCCTCATTACCCGGGGCTTCGTGGAGCTGCGGCGTATCGGCGAAGCCTTCGGTGCGCGACCCGACACGCTTATGGGATTATCCGGGCTTGGTGATCTGATCCTGACCTGCGGCTCGGAGCAATCGCGCAATTTTGCTTATGGGGCGGCACTCGGACGCGGCGAAAGCCTTGAAGGCCGACCGCTTGCCGAAGGCGCCCACACGGCAGGCATCGCCGCGCGCATCGTGCGCGAACGCGGGCTGGAAGCACCAATCATCGAAAGCGTGACAGAGCTGCTCAAGGGGCGACTGACCGTGCAGAAAGCCATGGAAGCGCTGCTTTCGCGCCCGCTCAAGAGTGAAACCTGA